A window of Streptomyces sp. SAI-127 contains these coding sequences:
- a CDS encoding PAS domain S-box protein, giving the protein MADLDSAVVLGMADQAPDGIVIIDSEGLIRYWNRGAERIFGFPAADVAGRSLDVIIPERHRKRHQDGFEAAIARGYSKYGDADLLNVPALAADGRKLSIEFSVVLLPGPDGSTYCGAVIRDVTARRERERELMRRRAETTTV; this is encoded by the coding sequence ATGGCAGATCTGGATTCCGCGGTGGTGCTCGGCATGGCAGACCAGGCACCCGACGGCATAGTGATCATCGACAGCGAAGGGCTGATCCGCTACTGGAACCGGGGCGCGGAGCGCATCTTCGGATTTCCGGCGGCCGACGTGGCCGGTCGGAGCCTGGACGTCATCATTCCCGAGAGGCACCGCAAGCGGCACCAGGACGGGTTCGAGGCGGCCATCGCGCGGGGGTACAGCAAGTACGGGGACGCGGATCTGCTGAACGTCCCCGCGCTGGCCGCGGACGGTCGCAAGCTGTCCATCGAGTTCAGCGTGGTGCTGCTGCCGGGCCCCGACGGCAGCACCTACTGCGGCGCGGTCATCCGGGACGTCACCGCGCGACGCGAGCGCGAGCGGGAGCTGATGCGGCGCCGGGCCGAGACGACGACGGTCTGA
- the frc gene encoding formyl-CoA transferase: MSEKPLAGIKVIDFTGVQAGPACTQMLAWFGADVLKVERPNGGDVTRRQLRDIEDLDALYFTMLNSNKRSLAINTKTAEGKEVLEKLIADADVLVENFAPGALDRMGFTWERIQELNPRLIFGSVKGFNDQSSWNDLKVYENVAQCAGGAASTTGFWDGPPTISGAAIGDTNTGMHLAIGILTAIIDRGRTGRGQKVSVSMQDAVLNLCRVKLRDQQRLERVGYLEEYPQYPNGEFTDVVPRGGNAGGGGQPGWVLKCKGWETDPNAYIYFTVQEQNWKRTAEVIGHPEWAEDPEYATARARQSHIFEIFEEIEKWLADKTKYEAVDILREWEVPCAPVMSMKEIAYDEDLRNSGTVVEVEQKGRGTYLTVGSPVKFSSFKPEVVGAPLLGEHSSEVLVELGYDEETIGRLKESGVIV; the protein is encoded by the coding sequence ATGAGTGAAAAGCCGCTCGCCGGAATCAAGGTGATCGACTTCACCGGGGTCCAGGCCGGTCCCGCCTGCACGCAGATGCTCGCCTGGTTCGGCGCCGACGTCCTGAAGGTGGAGCGTCCCAACGGCGGTGACGTGACGCGCCGTCAGCTCAGGGACATCGAGGACCTGGACGCGCTCTACTTCACGATGCTCAACAGCAACAAGCGCTCCCTCGCGATCAACACCAAGACCGCCGAGGGCAAGGAGGTCCTGGAGAAGCTCATCGCGGACGCCGACGTCCTGGTGGAGAACTTCGCCCCGGGCGCCCTGGACCGCATGGGCTTCACCTGGGAGCGCATCCAGGAGCTCAACCCGCGCCTGATCTTCGGCTCGGTGAAGGGCTTCAACGACCAGTCGTCGTGGAACGACCTCAAGGTCTACGAGAACGTCGCCCAGTGCGCGGGCGGTGCCGCCTCCACCACCGGCTTCTGGGACGGCCCTCCCACCATCTCCGGCGCCGCCATCGGCGACACCAACACCGGTATGCACCTGGCGATCGGCATCCTCACCGCGATCATCGACCGCGGCAGGACCGGCCGCGGCCAGAAGGTCTCCGTCTCCATGCAGGACGCCGTGCTCAACCTCTGCCGCGTCAAGCTGCGCGACCAGCAGCGCCTGGAGCGGGTCGGCTACCTGGAGGAGTACCCGCAGTACCCGAACGGCGAGTTCACCGACGTGGTGCCGCGCGGCGGCAACGCGGGCGGCGGCGGCCAGCCCGGCTGGGTCCTCAAGTGCAAGGGCTGGGAGACCGACCCGAACGCGTACATCTACTTCACGGTCCAGGAGCAGAACTGGAAGCGCACCGCCGAGGTGATCGGCCACCCCGAGTGGGCCGAGGACCCGGAGTACGCCACCGCGCGGGCCCGCCAGTCGCACATCTTCGAGATCTTCGAGGAGATCGAGAAGTGGCTCGCGGACAAGACCAAGTACGAGGCGGTGGACATCCTGCGGGAGTGGGAGGTGCCCTGCGCCCCGGTGATGAGCATGAAGGAGATCGCCTACGACGAGGACCTGCGCAACAGCGGCACGGTCGTCGAGGTCGAGCAGAAGGGCCGCGGCACCTATCTGACCGTCGGCAGCCCGGTGAAGTTCTCCTCCTTCAAGCCGGAGGTCGTCGGCGCCCCGCTGCTGGGCGAGCACAGCTCCGAGGTCCTGGTGGAGCTGGGCTACGACGAGGAGACCATCGGCCGCCTGAAGGAGAGCGGGGTCATCGTCTGA
- the oxc gene encoding oxalyl-CoA decarboxylase translates to MTAPSTLETAAAADVPTELTDGYHLVVDALRMNDVDTIYGVVGIPITDLARLAQAQGIRYIGFRHESNAGHAAAIAGYLNKKPGVALTVSAPGFLNGLVALANATTNCFPMVQISGSSERHLVDLKQGDYEEMDQLAAAQPFVKAAYRVSRVEDIGRGIARALRTAISGRPGGVYLDIPAAVLGAIMPKAEGDRTLSRLVDPAPRQLPAPEAVDRAIELLASAERPLVVLGKGAAYAQADAKVRQFIESTGIPYVPMSMAKGLLPDDHPQSAATARSLALKKADVVMLIGARLNWLLGHGQAGWNPDAKFVQIDIDPKEMDSNQPISAPLVGDIESVLDALAERTKPGQITAPSAWREELGARSAQNVAKMAKRLEADPHPMQFMGALKAVRDVVHAHPETYIVNEGANALDIARNVIDMHVPRHRLDSGTWGVMGIGMGYAIAAAVESGAPVVAIEGDSAFGFSGIEIETICRYKLPVVTVIMNNGGVYRGDDTNPYDDAPSPTTLMSAARHDLLIEAFGGKGYRATTPAEVTAALTEALASGGPALIDCVIDPSAGTESGHISHLNPKGITVGNITPAKK, encoded by the coding sequence ATGACCGCCCCCTCGACACTGGAGACCGCGGCAGCAGCCGACGTTCCGACCGAGCTCACCGACGGGTACCACCTGGTCGTCGACGCGCTCAGGATGAACGACGTAGACACCATCTACGGGGTGGTCGGCATCCCGATCACCGACCTGGCCCGTCTCGCCCAGGCGCAGGGCATCCGCTACATCGGCTTCCGCCACGAGAGCAACGCCGGACACGCGGCCGCCATCGCCGGCTACCTCAACAAGAAACCCGGCGTCGCCCTCACGGTCTCGGCCCCGGGCTTCCTCAACGGCCTGGTCGCCCTGGCGAACGCGACCACCAACTGCTTCCCGATGGTCCAGATCTCCGGTTCCAGCGAGCGCCACCTCGTCGACCTCAAACAGGGCGACTACGAGGAGATGGACCAACTCGCCGCCGCGCAGCCCTTCGTGAAGGCCGCCTACCGGGTCAGCCGGGTGGAGGACATCGGCCGCGGCATCGCCCGCGCCCTGCGCACCGCGATCTCCGGGCGCCCCGGCGGTGTCTATCTCGACATCCCCGCCGCGGTGCTCGGCGCCATCATGCCCAAAGCGGAGGGAGACAGGACGCTTAGCCGTCTCGTCGACCCCGCGCCGCGCCAACTGCCCGCGCCGGAGGCCGTGGACCGGGCGATCGAGCTCCTCGCCTCCGCGGAGCGCCCGCTGGTGGTGCTGGGCAAGGGGGCCGCGTACGCCCAAGCCGACGCGAAGGTGCGGCAGTTCATCGAGTCGACCGGCATTCCGTACGTACCGATGTCGATGGCGAAGGGGCTGCTGCCGGACGATCACCCCCAGTCGGCGGCCACCGCCCGTTCCCTGGCGCTGAAGAAGGCCGACGTCGTGATGCTGATCGGCGCCCGCCTCAACTGGCTGCTTGGCCATGGCCAGGCGGGATGGAACCCCGACGCCAAGTTCGTCCAGATCGACATCGACCCCAAGGAGATGGACAGCAACCAGCCCATCTCCGCGCCGCTCGTCGGTGACATCGAGTCGGTGCTCGACGCGCTCGCCGAACGTACCAAGCCCGGCCAGATCACGGCCCCTTCGGCCTGGCGCGAGGAGCTCGGGGCGCGTTCGGCGCAGAACGTGGCCAAGATGGCCAAGCGCCTGGAGGCCGACCCGCACCCGATGCAGTTCATGGGCGCCCTGAAGGCCGTACGCGACGTCGTGCACGCGCACCCGGAGACGTACATCGTCAACGAGGGCGCCAACGCCCTGGACATCGCGCGCAACGTCATCGACATGCACGTGCCGCGCCACCGCCTCGACAGCGGCACCTGGGGCGTCATGGGCATCGGCATGGGCTACGCGATCGCCGCCGCCGTCGAGAGCGGCGCCCCGGTCGTGGCCATCGAGGGTGACAGCGCCTTCGGGTTCAGCGGCATCGAGATCGAGACGATCTGCCGCTACAAGCTGCCCGTCGTCACCGTGATCATGAACAACGGCGGTGTCTACCGCGGCGACGACACCAACCCGTACGACGACGCGCCCTCGCCCACGACCCTCATGTCGGCGGCCCGCCACGACCTTCTCATCGAGGCGTTCGGCGGCAAGGGCTACCGGGCCACCACCCCCGCCGAGGTCACCGCCGCCCTCACCGAGGCCCTCGCCTCCGGCGGCCCGGCGCTCATCGACTGCGTGATCGACCCCTCGGCCGGCACCGAGAGCGGCCACATCTCGCACCTCAACCCCAAGGGCATCACCGTCGGCAACATCACGCCGGCGAAGAAGTGA
- a CDS encoding FadD7 family fatty acid--CoA ligase gives MAVPAAASVRDANRYRPSEVTGLVDLLDRQVRERPYGRALVVTGERVHLSYRGLASLADDVAARLGGAGLRRGDAVGLIGANTAEFVVGLLGAARAGLVAAPLDPTLPASQLSARLLALGARAVLLDPSMPGVVPLPVPAWPLRVEVSRAGTAAVVLESGVCDVSQVGGAAGELSDRDALVLFTAGTTDRAKMVPLTHANVAASLRNICATYELGPGDATVAVMPFFHGHGLFAALLASLASGGCVLLPERGRFSAGTFWDDMRAVGATWFTAVPAIHEILLDRSEREYPGPQAPRLKFVRSCSAPLNTATQRALERTFGAPLLSAYGMTESSHQATSEPLPQRGALRQGSVGRPTGVEVRVVDRGGRPCPVGVEGEVWVQGPTVARGYLADGDESARTFVDGWLRTGDLGALDEDGYLSLTGRIKNLINRGGEKISPEHVEDILAGCPGVAEAAVFAVPDAVYGQRVGAAVVVREPDGVRREEILRYCRDRLAAFEVPDRLELVAALPYTAKGGLDRKAVQARYAP, from the coding sequence ATGGCCGTTCCGGCCGCGGCATCCGTGCGTGACGCGAACCGGTACCGGCCTTCGGAGGTCACGGGCCTTGTCGACCTCCTCGACCGGCAGGTACGTGAACGCCCGTACGGCCGCGCTCTCGTCGTGACCGGCGAGCGTGTGCACCTGTCGTACCGGGGGCTCGCGTCCCTGGCCGACGACGTGGCGGCCCGGCTCGGTGGTGCGGGGCTGCGCCGCGGTGATGCGGTCGGCCTGATCGGTGCCAACACGGCGGAGTTCGTCGTCGGGTTGCTCGGCGCGGCGCGGGCCGGGCTGGTGGCGGCTCCGCTGGATCCCACCCTGCCCGCGTCGCAACTGTCCGCGCGGCTGCTGGCATTGGGGGCGCGGGCGGTTCTCCTCGATCCGTCGATGCCCGGTGTCGTCCCGCTTCCGGTGCCGGCCTGGCCACTGCGGGTGGAGGTCTCCCGGGCGGGGACGGCTGCGGTGGTACTCGAATCCGGCGTCTGCGACGTGTCGCAAGTCGGGGGCGCGGCCGGTGAGTTGTCGGACCGGGACGCGCTCGTGCTGTTCACCGCCGGCACCACCGACCGGGCGAAGATGGTCCCGTTGACGCACGCCAATGTGGCCGCCTCGCTTCGGAACATCTGCGCCACCTACGAGTTGGGTCCCGGGGACGCGACGGTCGCGGTGATGCCGTTCTTCCACGGCCACGGGCTGTTCGCCGCGCTGCTTGCCTCCCTGGCGAGCGGGGGCTGTGTGCTGCTGCCCGAGCGGGGGCGGTTCTCGGCGGGCACGTTCTGGGACGACATGCGGGCCGTGGGCGCCACGTGGTTCACGGCGGTGCCGGCGATCCACGAGATCCTTCTGGACCGGTCGGAGCGGGAGTACCCGGGTCCGCAGGCGCCGCGTCTGAAGTTCGTCCGCAGTTGCAGCGCGCCCCTCAACACGGCGACGCAGCGGGCGCTGGAGCGCACGTTCGGTGCGCCGCTGCTGTCCGCGTACGGGATGACCGAGTCCTCGCACCAGGCGACCAGCGAACCGCTGCCGCAGCGGGGAGCGCTCAGGCAGGGGTCGGTGGGCCGGCCGACCGGGGTCGAGGTGCGCGTCGTGGACCGGGGCGGGCGACCCTGTCCCGTGGGTGTCGAGGGCGAGGTGTGGGTGCAGGGGCCCACGGTCGCCCGGGGTTATCTCGCCGACGGCGACGAGTCGGCGCGGACCTTCGTCGACGGGTGGCTGCGCACCGGTGATCTGGGCGCGCTGGACGAGGACGGGTATCTGTCGCTGACCGGGCGGATCAAGAACCTCATCAACCGGGGTGGGGAGAAGATCTCGCCCGAGCATGTCGAGGACATCCTGGCCGGCTGCCCGGGGGTCGCGGAGGCGGCCGTGTTCGCGGTGCCCGACGCGGTGTACGGGCAGCGGGTCGGTGCCGCCGTGGTGGTGCGTGAGCCTGACGGCGTCCGGCGCGAGGAGATCCTGCGGTACTGCCGTGACCGGCTGGCCGCGTTCGAAGTGCCGGACCGGCTCGAGCTGGTCGCCGCCCTGCCGTACACCGCGAAGGGAGGCCTGGACCGGAAGGCGGTGCAGGCGCGGTACGCACCCTGA
- a CDS encoding LysR family transcriptional regulator → MGREEPLMLFRQLEYFVAVARERHFARAAESCYVSQPALSAAIAKLERELNVTLINRGHNYQGLTPEGERLVVWAKRILAEQDAFKAEVAAVQSGITGTLRLGTDPTASTTLALPVAAFCAAHPLAKVQVRSRLSTKELHRQLRDYELDVAIAHFDPDDQEGLQVVPLYQERYMLLVSDDQLVAQSATVSWADAAQLPLALLTPDMRIRQIVDTVFAEKGYVVTPQVETDSIASLYAHVGGGGWASIVPHTWLRAMPVVGRTRALPLVDPEAGAQVSVAIHAATPGSVAARAFVNAATGLSLDDFFARPLPPEHRVR, encoded by the coding sequence ATGGGCAGGGAGGAGCCGCTCATGCTGTTCCGGCAGCTCGAATACTTCGTGGCGGTGGCGAGGGAACGGCACTTCGCCCGGGCGGCGGAGTCCTGCTACGTCTCCCAGCCCGCGCTCTCGGCGGCGATCGCCAAGCTGGAACGGGAGCTGAACGTCACGCTGATCAACCGCGGCCACAACTACCAGGGCCTCACCCCGGAGGGCGAGCGGCTCGTGGTGTGGGCCAAGCGGATCCTCGCCGAGCAGGACGCCTTCAAGGCCGAGGTGGCCGCCGTGCAGTCCGGCATCACGGGGACCCTGCGGCTCGGCACCGACCCCACCGCGTCCACGACCCTCGCCCTTCCCGTGGCCGCGTTCTGCGCGGCGCACCCGCTGGCCAAGGTCCAGGTCCGCTCCCGGCTGTCGACGAAGGAACTCCATCGGCAGCTGCGCGACTACGAACTCGACGTGGCCATCGCCCACTTCGACCCGGACGACCAGGAGGGCCTCCAGGTCGTCCCCCTCTACCAGGAGAGATACATGCTCCTGGTCTCCGACGACCAGCTGGTGGCCCAGTCCGCCACCGTCTCCTGGGCGGACGCGGCCCAGTTGCCGCTCGCGCTGCTGACGCCGGACATGCGGATCCGCCAGATCGTCGACACCGTGTTCGCGGAGAAGGGGTACGTGGTGACCCCGCAGGTCGAGACGGACTCGATCGCCTCCCTCTACGCGCACGTGGGCGGCGGTGGCTGGGCGAGCATCGTGCCCCACACCTGGCTGCGCGCGATGCCGGTGGTCGGCCGGACGAGAGCGCTGCCGCTGGTCGACCCCGAGGCCGGAGCCCAGGTCTCCGTGGCGATCCACGCGGCGACCCCCGGCTCGGTCGCCGCCCGGGCCTTCGTCAACGCGGCGACGGGCCTCTCCCTGGACGACTTCTTCGCCCGCCCACTGCCCCCCGAACACCGGGTGCGCTGA
- a CDS encoding formate dehydrogenase subunit delta, with the protein MTATVPSECRMANDIARNLGHLQGEDAAEAIAGHIGRFWDPRMRSRLHDFVDAGVDGLDPLVVAAVKLLR; encoded by the coding sequence ATGACAGCGACCGTGCCGTCGGAGTGCAGGATGGCCAACGACATCGCCAGAAACCTCGGACACCTTCAGGGGGAGGATGCCGCGGAGGCGATCGCGGGGCACATCGGCAGGTTCTGGGACCCGCGTATGCGGAGCCGCCTCCACGATTTCGTCGATGCCGGGGTGGACGGCCTCGACCCCCTCGTGGTGGCCGCGGTGAAGCTTCTGCGCTGA
- the fdhF gene encoding formate dehydrogenase subunit alpha yields the protein MTLLKEPDFGTPERPGPATVSVEVDGLAVTVPEGTSVMRAAAQAGVDIPKLCATDSLEAFGSCRLCVVEIDGRRGTPASCTTPCADGMKVSTQTPKVEKLRQGVMELYISDHPLDCLTCPANGDCELQDMAGVVGLRQVRYGYEGENHLDAEKDTSNPYFDFDPSKCIACSRCVRACGEVQGTFALTIEGRGFDSKVSPGAGETFMDSECVSCGACVQACPTSTLQERSVVELGMPTRSVVTTCAYCGVGCSFKAELRGDELVRMVPYKDGGANEGHSCVKGRFAFGYATHPDRQLKPMVRDRITDPWREVEWDEAIGTVARRMREIQDRHGSSAIGGITSSRCTNEEVYVVQKMVRAAFGNNNVDTCARVCHSPTGYGLKQTFGESAGTQDFRSVAEADVIMVIGANPTDGHPVFASRMKRRLREGAQLIVVDPRRIDLVRSPHIEARHHLQLRPSTNVAVVNAMAHVVVTEGLVDRSFVDARCEGFDEWAEFIARPENSPESVEEITGVPAAELRAAARLYAEAPNGAIYYGLGVTEHSQGSTMVMGMANLAMACGNIGRDGVGVNPLRGQNNVQGSCDMGSFPHELPGYRHVSDDAVRTVFENLWGGTLLAEPGLRIPNMFDAAIDGTFRGLFVHGEDIAQSDPNLKHVTAALEAMELVVVQDLFLNETAKFAHVFLPGASFLEKDGTFTNAERRINRVRAVMKPKTGKHEWQIVSEIATAMGYEMSYDHPGQIMDEIASVTPTFTGVSFDLLDKLGSVQWPCNEEAPEGTPVMHVDAFVRGKGKFVVTSYVPTNERSTRRFPLVLTTGRILSQYNVGAQTRRTGNVAWHPEDVLELHPHDAEDRGINDGDMVTLASRVGRTTLRAELSDRMPTGVVYTTFHHPVTGANVVTTENSDWATNCPEYKVTAVQVALARPDRSSETEAAGNDLVTVVD from the coding sequence ATGACACTCCTCAAGGAACCCGACTTCGGAACCCCCGAGAGGCCCGGCCCGGCGACGGTGTCCGTCGAGGTGGACGGCCTGGCGGTGACCGTCCCCGAGGGCACGTCGGTGATGCGCGCGGCCGCGCAGGCCGGCGTCGACATACCCAAACTCTGCGCCACCGACAGCCTGGAGGCGTTCGGCTCCTGCCGGCTGTGCGTGGTGGAGATCGACGGACGGCGCGGCACCCCGGCGTCCTGCACCACCCCGTGCGCCGACGGCATGAAGGTGAGCACCCAGACGCCGAAGGTGGAGAAGCTCCGCCAGGGCGTCATGGAGCTCTACATCTCCGACCACCCCCTGGACTGCCTGACCTGCCCGGCCAACGGTGACTGCGAACTCCAGGACATGGCAGGGGTGGTGGGCCTCAGGCAGGTCCGCTACGGCTACGAGGGCGAGAACCACCTCGACGCCGAGAAGGACACCTCCAACCCGTACTTCGACTTCGACCCCTCCAAGTGCATCGCCTGCTCCCGCTGTGTGCGCGCCTGCGGCGAGGTCCAGGGCACCTTCGCCCTCACCATCGAGGGCCGCGGCTTCGACTCCAAGGTCTCGCCGGGCGCCGGCGAGACCTTCATGGACTCCGAGTGCGTCTCCTGCGGGGCCTGCGTGCAGGCCTGTCCGACGTCCACGCTCCAGGAGCGTTCGGTCGTCGAACTGGGCATGCCCACCAGGTCGGTGGTGACCACCTGCGCGTACTGCGGGGTCGGCTGCTCCTTCAAGGCCGAGCTGCGCGGCGACGAACTCGTGCGCATGGTGCCGTACAAGGACGGCGGCGCCAACGAGGGCCACTCCTGCGTGAAGGGCCGCTTCGCCTTCGGCTACGCCACCCACCCCGATCGGCAACTCAAGCCCATGGTCCGCGACCGGATCACCGACCCCTGGCGCGAGGTCGAGTGGGACGAGGCGATCGGCACGGTCGCCCGGCGGATGCGCGAGATCCAGGACCGGCACGGTTCGAGCGCGATCGGCGGGATCACCTCCTCGCGGTGCACCAACGAAGAGGTCTACGTCGTACAGAAGATGGTCCGCGCGGCCTTCGGCAACAACAACGTCGACACCTGCGCCCGCGTCTGCCACTCCCCGACGGGCTACGGCCTCAAGCAGACCTTCGGCGAGTCGGCCGGCACCCAGGACTTCCGCTCGGTCGCCGAGGCCGACGTCATCATGGTGATCGGCGCCAACCCCACCGACGGTCACCCGGTGTTCGCCTCCCGGATGAAGCGCCGGCTGCGCGAGGGCGCCCAGTTGATCGTCGTGGACCCGCGCCGCATCGACCTCGTGCGCTCGCCGCACATCGAGGCGCGGCACCACCTCCAGCTCCGGCCCAGCACCAACGTGGCCGTGGTCAACGCGATGGCGCACGTCGTGGTCACCGAGGGCCTGGTCGACCGCTCCTTCGTCGACGCGCGGTGCGAAGGCTTCGACGAGTGGGCCGAGTTCATCGCTCGCCCGGAGAACAGCCCGGAGTCCGTCGAGGAGATCACCGGCGTACCGGCCGCCGAACTCCGGGCCGCCGCACGGCTGTACGCCGAAGCGCCCAACGGGGCCATCTACTACGGCCTCGGCGTCACCGAGCACAGCCAGGGCTCGACCATGGTCATGGGAATGGCCAACCTCGCGATGGCGTGCGGGAACATCGGCCGCGACGGCGTCGGCGTGAACCCGCTGCGCGGCCAGAACAACGTGCAGGGCTCCTGCGACATGGGCTCGTTCCCCCATGAACTCCCCGGCTACCGGCACGTCTCCGACGACGCCGTCCGGACCGTCTTCGAGAACCTCTGGGGCGGAACCCTCCTCGCCGAACCGGGACTTCGCATCCCCAACATGTTCGACGCGGCCATCGACGGCACCTTCCGCGGCCTGTTCGTCCACGGCGAGGACATCGCCCAGTCCGACCCCAACCTCAAGCACGTCACCGCGGCCCTCGAGGCGATGGAACTCGTCGTCGTCCAGGACCTGTTCCTCAACGAGACGGCCAAGTTCGCGCACGTCTTCCTGCCCGGGGCGTCCTTCCTGGAGAAGGACGGCACCTTCACCAACGCCGAACGCCGCATCAACCGGGTACGCGCGGTGATGAAGCCGAAGACGGGCAAGCACGAGTGGCAGATCGTCAGCGAGATCGCCACCGCCATGGGCTACGAGATGTCCTACGACCATCCGGGCCAGATCATGGACGAGATCGCGTCGGTCACGCCGACGTTCACCGGAGTCTCCTTCGACCTCCTGGACAAGCTCGGCAGCGTCCAGTGGCCGTGCAACGAGGAGGCACCCGAGGGCACGCCCGTCATGCACGTGGACGCATTCGTGCGCGGCAAGGGCAAGTTCGTGGTCACCTCCTACGTGCCGACCAACGAACGCAGCACCCGGCGCTTCCCGCTGGTCCTCACCACGGGCCGCATCCTCAGCCAGTACAACGTCGGCGCGCAGACCCGTCGTACCGGCAATGTCGCCTGGCACCCCGAGGACGTCCTGGAGCTGCACCCGCACGACGCCGAGGACCGCGGCATCAACGACGGCGACATGGTCACCTTGGCCAGCCGTGTCGGGCGGACGACTCTGCGCGCGGAGCTCTCCGACCGTATGCCGACCGGGGTCGTGTACACCACGTTCCACCACCCCGTCACCGGCGCCAACGTGGTGACCACGGAGAACTCCGACTGGGCGACCAACTGCCCGGAGTACAAGGTGACCGCCGTACAGGTGGCGCTCGCCCGTCCGGACCGGTCGAGCGAGACCGAAGCCGCCGGGAACGACCTCGTGACGGTGGTGGACTGA
- a CDS encoding NADH-quinone oxidoreductase subunit NuoF, translating into MNNPTHSMATVYVPRDSAARSVGADEVAQALQHAAAHGDFALDVVRNGSRGMLWLEPLVEVVTPQGRVGYGPVTPEDVEGLLAAGLLDGADHPLRLGLVDELPWLARQNRVTFARVGVTDPLSAEDYEAHGGLAGLRAALELAPADVVAEVTASGLRGRGGAGFPAGIKWKTVLDCADELKFVCCNADEGDSGTFADRMVMEGDPFMLIEGMTIAAHAVGASEGYLYIRSEYPDAVATMRRAIGIAREHGWLGKNILGSALDFDLHVRVGAGAYICGEETSMLESLEGKRGMVRAKPPIPAIEGLFGKPTVVNNVLTLATVPVVMAEGAQAYEQLGVERSRGTQVFQLGGNIAHGGIVETAFGITLRDLIEEYGGGTHSGRPVRTAQVGGPLGAYLPESMFDLPMDYEAFAAAGAMVGHGGVVVFDDSVDMAAQARFAMEFCAEESCGKCTPCRVGAVRGVEVIDKIVAGTHRDENLALLEDLCDLMTEGSLCAMGGLTPLPVRSALTHFPDDFLGGRRLLDIQPVQATGPRTEGTA; encoded by the coding sequence ATGAACAACCCAACGCACTCCATGGCCACCGTGTACGTCCCCCGCGACTCCGCGGCCAGGTCCGTCGGCGCGGACGAGGTCGCGCAGGCCCTTCAACACGCTGCCGCCCACGGCGACTTCGCCCTCGACGTCGTACGCAATGGATCGCGCGGCATGCTGTGGCTGGAGCCCCTGGTCGAGGTGGTCACTCCCCAAGGGCGCGTCGGCTACGGTCCGGTGACCCCGGAAGACGTCGAGGGTCTCCTGGCTGCGGGCCTGCTCGACGGCGCCGATCATCCCCTGCGGCTCGGTCTCGTCGACGAACTGCCCTGGCTGGCACGCCAGAACCGCGTCACCTTCGCCAGAGTCGGAGTGACCGACCCCCTGTCGGCCGAGGACTACGAAGCCCACGGCGGCCTCGCGGGACTGCGCGCCGCCCTGGAGCTCGCCCCCGCGGACGTGGTCGCCGAGGTCACCGCGTCCGGACTGCGCGGCCGCGGCGGCGCCGGATTCCCGGCCGGCATCAAGTGGAAGACCGTGCTGGACTGCGCCGACGAGCTGAAGTTCGTCTGCTGCAACGCCGACGAGGGCGACAGCGGGACCTTCGCCGACCGGATGGTCATGGAGGGCGACCCGTTCATGCTCATCGAGGGCATGACGATCGCCGCACACGCGGTCGGAGCGAGCGAGGGCTACCTGTACATCCGCTCGGAATACCCGGACGCGGTGGCCACGATGCGCCGGGCGATCGGGATCGCCCGCGAGCACGGCTGGCTCGGCAAGAACATCCTCGGCTCCGCCCTCGACTTCGACCTGCACGTCCGCGTCGGCGCCGGCGCGTACATCTGCGGCGAGGAGACCTCCATGCTGGAGAGCCTGGAGGGCAAGCGCGGCATGGTCCGCGCGAAACCGCCGATCCCGGCGATCGAGGGCCTGTTCGGCAAACCGACCGTGGTGAACAACGTCCTCACCCTCGCCACCGTGCCCGTGGTCATGGCCGAGGGCGCGCAGGCGTACGAGCAACTGGGCGTCGAACGCTCCCGCGGCACCCAGGTGTTCCAGCTCGGCGGCAACATCGCCCACGGCGGCATCGTGGAGACCGCCTTCGGCATCACCCTGCGGGACCTCATCGAGGAGTACGGCGGCGGGACGCACTCCGGACGCCCGGTGCGCACCGCGCAGGTCGGCGGCCCGCTGGGGGCGTACCTGCCGGAGTCGATGTTCGATCTGCCCATGGACTACGAGGCGTTCGCGGCGGCCGGGGCGATGGTCGGCCACGGCGGAGTGGTCGTCTTCGACGACAGCGTCGACATGGCCGCGCAGGCCCGCTTCGCGATGGAGTTCTGCGCCGAGGAGTCCTGCGGCAAGTGCACACCGTGCCGCGTCGGCGCGGTGCGCGGCGTCGAGGTGATCGACAAGATCGTCGCCGGCACCCACCGGGACGAGAACCTCGCCCTGCTCGAAGACCTCTGCGACCTGATGACCGAGGGCTCGCTGTGCGCGATGGGCGGGCTGACCCCGCTGCCCGTGCGCAGCGCCCTCACCCACTTCCCCGACGACTTCCTCGGCGGCCGTCGACTCCTGGACATCCAGCCCGTACAGGCGACGGGCCCGAGGACGGAGGGCACGGCATGA